One Thermococcus eurythermalis DNA segment encodes these proteins:
- the rtcA gene encoding RNA 3'-terminal phosphate cyclase, with protein sequence MIVIDGSYGEGGGQILRTSVALSVITGKPVKIIKIRANRPNPGLRPQHLHGILALKELSNAKVKGAEVGSTALEFIPGKAEPKHVRVPVKTAGSITLALQALLPAMAFTGGSFEITGGTDVPWSPPVDYLKNVTLFALEKMGLKVELELKRRGHYPKGGGLVTGRVEPWEERKPLVALEWGRIERFGGISHATNLPAHVAERQAKAAKERLEDLYSAPAEIETEVSRSLGPGSGIVVWAETDSLRLGGDALGKRGKPAEAVGREAADELIEALTLRKAADKFLGDQLIPFLAFAGGEIGVTEITNHLVTNVWVVEQFLGKTFEVEGEVGEPGVVKVVRGVEI encoded by the coding sequence ATGATAGTCATAGACGGCTCCTACGGCGAGGGCGGTGGTCAGATACTGAGGACGAGCGTGGCCCTCTCGGTGATCACCGGAAAACCTGTCAAGATAATTAAAATCCGCGCCAACAGGCCGAATCCGGGTTTAAGGCCCCAGCATCTACACGGGATTCTAGCCCTAAAGGAGCTGAGCAACGCGAAGGTCAAGGGCGCGGAGGTCGGCTCCACGGCCCTTGAGTTCATACCCGGAAAGGCCGAGCCCAAGCACGTCCGCGTGCCGGTAAAGACCGCCGGGAGCATAACCCTCGCCCTTCAGGCCCTTCTTCCGGCGATGGCATTCACGGGCGGGAGCTTTGAGATAACTGGTGGAACAGACGTCCCCTGGAGCCCGCCGGTGGACTACCTGAAGAACGTGACCCTCTTTGCACTCGAAAAGATGGGTCTGAAGGTCGAGCTCGAGCTAAAGCGCAGGGGGCACTACCCCAAGGGCGGTGGCCTCGTCACTGGAAGGGTCGAGCCCTGGGAGGAGAGGAAGCCCCTCGTGGCGCTTGAGTGGGGAAGAATAGAGCGCTTTGGCGGGATAAGCCACGCCACCAACTTGCCTGCCCACGTTGCTGAGAGGCAGGCTAAGGCTGCCAAAGAGAGGCTGGAGGATCTCTACAGCGCCCCGGCTGAGATAGAGACAGAAGTGTCCCGCTCCCTCGGGCCAGGAAGCGGTATCGTAGTTTGGGCCGAGACGGACTCGCTGAGGCTCGGCGGGGACGCCCTCGGAAAGCGCGGAAAACCTGCGGAGGCCGTTGGCAGGGAAGCGGCTGATGAGCTAATTGAAGCACTGACGCTGAGAAAGGCCGCCGACAAGTTCTTAGGCGACCAGCTGATACCGTTTTTAGCTTTTGCTGGCGGAGAAATCGGTGTTACCGAGATAACCAACCACCTCGTCACGAACGTCTGGGTCGTGGAGCAGTTCTTGGGCAAAACCTTCGAGGTGGAGGGAGAAGTCGGAGAGCCTGGTGTTGTGAAGGTAGTGAGGGGGGTGGAGATTTAG
- the pbp11 gene encoding tRNA-binding protein Pbp11, with product MSFLKKFFGRQGKAEEIKIVSRNPVGKFRVEQSLNVLGKEMLIGEVEGIMYPGYKVKGESVAIIREIQRDRKKVDFAVDGDRVALVLEGKTNAKKGDVLEVYQS from the coding sequence GTGAGCTTCCTGAAAAAGTTCTTTGGGAGGCAGGGGAAGGCGGAGGAAATCAAAATAGTATCCAGAAACCCTGTCGGAAAGTTTAGGGTCGAGCAAAGCCTCAACGTTCTCGGAAAGGAGATGCTGATTGGAGAGGTTGAGGGCATAATGTACCCCGGATACAAGGTCAAGGGGGAAAGCGTTGCCATAATCCGAGAAATCCAGAGGGACAGGAAAAAAGTCGACTTCGCTGTTGACGGTGATAGAGTCGCGCTTGTTCTTGAGGGGAAGACAAACGCTAAAAAAGGAGACGTCCTTGAGGTCTACCAGTCGTGA
- a CDS encoding LAGLIDADG family homing endonuclease translates to MDREEMISRFAKFLREYVDDDGNEVYINRLKDLLTVTPRRSLAIDWAHLNSFDPELAEELLNNPEEAIASCEDAIQIILREPPLLVERDLKVHARFYNLPHTLLVKELGSEHINRLIQVEGIITRVSEVKPFVQRAVFVCKDCGNEMIRLQRPYENLVKPAKCDACGSRNVELDVEKSRFINFQSFRLQDRPESLKGGQMPRFVDAILLDDLVDTALPGDRVLVTGILRVILEQKDKRPIFKKVLEVNHIEQLSKEIEELEITPEDEQKIRELAKRKDIVDAIVDSIAPAIWGHKTVKKGIALALFGGVQRVLPDGTKLRGESHVLLVGDPGVAKSQLLRYVANLAPRAIYTSGKSSSAAGLCVAPGSLVVSDSGIHQIGPLTESWMKELGSIRYSEGAEYSPYLGASLSAEGGSVTSAPLSRVWKLKAPGELVRIKTITGKELVLTPETKLLTVLDGKLKWVEAKEFKEGDYVATLRKLTVEEKQTPVLELLKDLDDLVLYGIEEQVGELIEETLRKLDITKRELTKRLGVSEGMLYYNWVNPGARGNIRMKHLRRLVELAEWDWERINVEAVSLQAGTRVRIPKYLDERLAYFAGLVAGDGDVSRAGWGVAIRFSNKNPEMRRRFTELAKELFGVDVTEQVKDGVPSLRFHSKVIAHLLEKLGIPQSPKSHRLDIPNELFTAPKGVLASYIRGLFDCDGTVVIRERGSSYVELDTTSERLAKKLQLALLRFGIVAHLRKRKRAGRTSKSKGREITSRHDRWELKIYGENILKFAAEIGFGHPEKASKLDALVEKMRGQKYDTNVDVIPGVGELIREIRTFYGLSIEQAYGSNFGALVEKGKPISRRGLLRVVENLSNAKIEDSPVELPESLRVAIGKALTPEELGMTYKEFYELFLRKRPRRLKFGLLVEVARAIERKDKSLYSQLIWLLSEHSTREEEIRAKLERLKALATSDFLWEKVRLTERISSPYDHVYDLTVEGSHSFIANGFVVHNTAAAVRDEFTGSWVLEAGVLVLADGGFALIDEFDKMSDRDRSAIHEALEQQSYHHDFEILLADGRKVKIGELVDSLIETNRDKVIIGKDTEILPVDDIELLAYDLEKKEVVKVKADRVSRHKAPEKFIRLRFSNGREITVTPEHPIMVWENGEIREKPAEKVTVNDVVLGVSRYPVELQPPEGRVFKDPVSAWLIQDYLYSRGIVSRIRKGSAGYEVLPTERTFPGELLRTLRDAGKELRFKLSKWYHARKPLVSENLLREEIERLKGHIKHVREIAEKDPLEAFNYLIKSRVASKYGLTPQTLEHRVARGEPLAISIVKNEVEMAAGRIERAIRRVEDLINANVNFLGVTGVEEISNDGWEWVYDITVEPHHLFVSHGLVLHNTISISKAGITATLNARTTVIAAANPKFGRFNRHKSLPEQLDLPPTLLSRFDLIFLLLDEPDEKIDASIAEHILKVRRGEAEVVTPKIPYDLLKKYIAYARKNVHPVLSKEAMEEIKRYYVKMRKGLRRGDEEGVQPIPITARQLEALIRLSEAHARMRLSETVTREDARAAIELIEAMMRTIAVDEEGNIDVSILEVGKSSKKLNKIEKLVDIIKNLESEGDYGAPADKVIEAAKQAGVGNKREVEKIIEELKADGRIYEPRAGFYKVL, encoded by the coding sequence ATGGACAGGGAGGAGATGATTTCACGCTTTGCAAAGTTCCTTCGCGAGTACGTTGATGATGACGGCAATGAAGTCTACATTAACCGCCTCAAGGACTTGCTGACGGTCACACCGAGGCGCTCTCTGGCCATAGACTGGGCACACCTCAACTCCTTCGACCCCGAGCTGGCAGAGGAACTCCTCAACAACCCCGAGGAAGCGATAGCGAGCTGTGAAGATGCCATCCAGATTATCCTCCGCGAGCCCCCGCTCCTCGTCGAGAGGGATTTGAAGGTTCACGCGCGCTTTTACAACCTGCCCCACACGCTCCTCGTCAAGGAACTGGGGAGCGAGCACATAAACAGGCTGATTCAGGTCGAGGGAATCATCACGCGCGTCAGCGAGGTCAAGCCCTTCGTCCAGAGGGCAGTTTTCGTCTGTAAGGACTGCGGAAACGAGATGATTCGCCTCCAGAGGCCCTACGAGAACCTTGTTAAGCCAGCCAAGTGCGACGCCTGTGGCTCAAGAAATGTCGAGCTCGACGTCGAGAAGAGTCGGTTCATAAACTTCCAGAGCTTCCGCCTCCAGGACAGGCCCGAGAGCCTCAAGGGAGGTCAGATGCCGAGGTTTGTTGACGCAATACTCCTCGACGACCTCGTTGATACGGCCCTCCCAGGCGACCGCGTTCTTGTAACCGGAATCCTGCGCGTTATCCTCGAGCAGAAGGACAAGAGGCCGATTTTCAAGAAAGTCCTCGAGGTCAACCACATCGAACAGCTCAGCAAGGAGATAGAGGAGCTTGAGATTACCCCCGAGGACGAGCAGAAGATACGTGAGCTGGCCAAGAGGAAGGACATCGTGGACGCGATAGTGGATTCGATAGCCCCCGCGATCTGGGGCCACAAGACGGTCAAGAAGGGCATAGCCCTAGCTCTCTTCGGCGGCGTCCAGAGGGTTTTGCCAGATGGGACGAAGCTTCGCGGTGAGAGCCATGTTTTACTGGTTGGAGATCCTGGAGTGGCAAAGAGTCAGCTCCTCCGCTACGTGGCCAACTTGGCTCCGAGGGCGATTTATACGAGCGGTAAGAGCTCAAGCGCCGCCGGTCTGTGCGTTGCGCCCGGCTCTCTCGTGGTATCTGATTCAGGTATCCATCAGATAGGCCCGCTAACTGAAAGCTGGATGAAGGAACTTGGTTCGATTAGGTATTCAGAGGGAGCAGAGTACTCGCCGTATCTCGGAGCGAGCCTGTCTGCTGAGGGTGGAAGCGTAACAAGCGCCCCCCTAAGCAGAGTCTGGAAGCTCAAAGCACCGGGAGAACTCGTGAGAATCAAAACGATAACCGGTAAGGAGCTGGTGTTAACTCCGGAAACAAAGCTCCTGACTGTCCTAGATGGGAAGCTCAAGTGGGTTGAGGCCAAGGAGTTCAAAGAGGGCGACTACGTTGCGACGCTGAGGAAGCTAACCGTAGAGGAGAAACAAACCCCCGTCCTTGAACTCCTGAAGGACCTTGATGACCTTGTCCTATACGGGATTGAGGAGCAGGTCGGTGAGCTCATCGAGGAGACCCTTAGAAAGCTCGATATCACCAAGAGGGAGCTCACGAAGAGGCTCGGAGTCAGTGAGGGCATGCTGTACTACAACTGGGTTAACCCAGGGGCGAGGGGCAACATAAGGATGAAGCATCTCCGCAGGCTCGTTGAGCTTGCCGAGTGGGACTGGGAGAGAATAAACGTCGAAGCGGTCTCACTCCAAGCGGGAACAAGGGTGAGGATTCCCAAGTACCTCGATGAGAGGCTCGCTTACTTTGCAGGGCTTGTTGCGGGAGACGGCGATGTCTCAAGAGCTGGTTGGGGAGTCGCGATAAGGTTCTCCAACAAGAACCCTGAGATGAGACGCAGGTTCACTGAGCTTGCAAAGGAGCTCTTTGGAGTTGATGTTACGGAGCAGGTTAAGGACGGAGTCCCCTCACTGCGCTTCCACTCGAAGGTTATTGCTCACCTGCTTGAGAAACTCGGCATTCCGCAATCTCCGAAGTCCCACCGGCTGGACATACCAAACGAGCTCTTTACCGCCCCGAAGGGTGTCCTCGCGTCGTACATCAGGGGGCTGTTTGACTGCGACGGCACCGTTGTAATAAGGGAAAGGGGCTCTTCCTACGTCGAGCTTGACACTACCAGCGAGAGGCTTGCCAAGAAACTCCAGCTGGCCCTGCTCAGGTTTGGCATAGTGGCTCACTTAAGAAAGCGGAAGCGTGCAGGTCGCACCTCAAAGTCCAAAGGCAGAGAGATAACGTCGAGACACGATAGGTGGGAGCTCAAAATCTACGGCGAGAACATCCTGAAGTTCGCGGCGGAGATTGGCTTTGGGCATCCGGAGAAGGCGAGCAAGCTCGATGCTTTAGTCGAAAAGATGAGGGGTCAGAAGTACGACACCAATGTGGACGTAATACCCGGCGTCGGAGAACTGATACGGGAGATTAGAACCTTCTACGGTTTGAGCATCGAACAGGCATACGGTTCAAACTTCGGGGCGCTCGTGGAAAAAGGAAAGCCCATATCAAGAAGGGGCCTTCTCAGAGTCGTGGAGAACCTCTCGAATGCAAAAATAGAGGACTCCCCTGTGGAGCTTCCAGAGAGCCTTAGGGTTGCAATAGGGAAAGCACTAACACCGGAAGAGCTGGGAATGACGTACAAAGAGTTCTACGAGCTGTTCCTGAGGAAGAGACCGCGCCGGCTTAAGTTTGGACTGCTCGTCGAGGTTGCGAGGGCCATCGAAAGGAAAGACAAGTCCCTGTACTCCCAGCTCATTTGGCTTCTCAGCGAGCATTCCACGAGAGAAGAGGAGATTAGAGCAAAGCTTGAGAGATTAAAGGCACTCGCCACATCGGACTTCCTCTGGGAAAAGGTCAGACTCACCGAGAGAATAAGCTCCCCCTACGACCACGTCTACGACCTCACGGTTGAGGGCTCCCACAGCTTCATCGCCAACGGCTTCGTCGTCCACAACACCGCCGCAGCCGTGCGCGACGAGTTCACAGGCTCTTGGGTTCTGGAAGCGGGTGTTCTTGTTCTCGCCGACGGTGGGTTCGCGTTAATCGACGAGTTCGACAAGATGAGCGACAGGGACAGGAGCGCGATACACGAGGCGCTGGAGCAGCAGAGCTACCACCACGACTTTGAGATCCTCCTAGCTGACGGCAGGAAGGTGAAGATAGGCGAGCTGGTGGATTCGCTCATTGAAACCAACCGCGATAAGGTGATAATCGGCAAGGACACCGAAATCCTGCCGGTTGACGACATAGAGCTGCTCGCCTACGACCTTGAGAAGAAGGAAGTGGTCAAGGTCAAGGCGGACCGTGTGAGCAGGCACAAGGCCCCGGAGAAGTTCATAAGGCTGAGATTCTCGAACGGCAGGGAGATAACAGTAACGCCGGAGCACCCGATAATGGTGTGGGAAAACGGCGAGATAAGGGAGAAACCGGCCGAGAAGGTCACAGTGAACGATGTGGTGCTTGGGGTCTCCAGGTACCCGGTAGAGCTCCAGCCCCCTGAGGGCAGAGTCTTTAAAGACCCTGTAAGCGCGTGGCTCATACAGGATTACCTCTACTCCCGTGGTATTGTGTCGAGAATAAGAAAGGGTTCAGCCGGCTACGAGGTCCTTCCCACGGAGAGAACCTTCCCAGGGGAGCTCCTGAGGACTCTAAGGGACGCAGGAAAAGAACTGCGTTTCAAGCTCTCCAAGTGGTACCACGCGAGAAAACCCCTCGTTTCAGAAAACCTCCTGAGAGAGGAGATAGAGAGGCTTAAGGGCCACATCAAGCACGTCAGGGAAATCGCAGAGAAAGACCCCCTTGAGGCCTTCAACTATCTCATCAAATCGAGGGTCGCCTCCAAGTACGGGCTCACTCCCCAGACCCTTGAACACCGGGTGGCGAGGGGAGAGCCGCTCGCCATCTCAATAGTAAAGAACGAAGTGGAGATGGCTGCTGGAAGAATTGAGAGGGCCATAAGACGTGTGGAAGACCTTATAAACGCCAACGTAAACTTCCTTGGCGTAACAGGGGTTGAAGAAATCTCCAACGACGGCTGGGAGTGGGTCTACGACATAACCGTCGAGCCCCACCACCTCTTCGTTTCCCACGGGCTGGTTCTCCACAACACGATAAGCATCTCCAAAGCTGGTATAACCGCGACTCTAAACGCGAGGACAACCGTCATAGCCGCTGCAAACCCAAAGTTTGGCCGCTTCAACAGACACAAGAGCCTTCCGGAGCAGCTCGACCTCCCACCGACCCTGCTGAGCCGTTTTGACCTGATATTCCTGCTCCTTGACGAGCCCGACGAGAAGATAGACGCGAGCATAGCAGAGCACATCCTTAAGGTGAGGAGGGGTGAGGCAGAAGTTGTCACTCCAAAGATACCCTACGACCTGCTCAAGAAGTACATAGCCTACGCGAGGAAGAACGTCCACCCCGTCCTCAGCAAGGAAGCCATGGAAGAAATCAAGCGATACTACGTCAAGATGAGAAAGGGACTCAGGAGGGGCGACGAAGAGGGCGTCCAGCCGATTCCAATCACGGCGAGACAGCTTGAGGCCCTTATCAGACTGAGCGAGGCCCACGCGAGGATGAGATTGAGCGA
- a CDS encoding TatD family hydrolase: MIIWDNHFHVDPFKGLFLEAVKQFHRAGGTHLVVVYKTAHDYGFPGLNAEDFMKAMDFHIELVEKINKETPVRAYAVVGVHPAEFVYLAEQKGLEYARNEVMKALEYAQRLCLEGKAIAIGEIGRPHYEVPPEIWDASIELMKYGMSLAKEADCAVQLHTESFDEAKFRELGEYVREVGIKPHRVVKHFSPPLVKVAEEVGVFPSIIASRKNIQEAIKQGNRFMMETDYIDDKRRPGAVLGPKTVPKRTKAFLQNGIFTEEDVYKIHVENPRKVYGVEVEED; the protein is encoded by the coding sequence ATGATAATCTGGGACAACCACTTCCACGTTGACCCCTTCAAAGGCCTCTTCCTCGAGGCGGTTAAGCAGTTTCACAGGGCTGGAGGGACGCACCTCGTCGTGGTCTACAAGACGGCCCACGACTACGGCTTCCCGGGACTAAATGCGGAGGACTTCATGAAGGCGATGGACTTCCACATCGAACTGGTTGAGAAAATAAACAAGGAGACGCCCGTTAGGGCCTACGCCGTCGTCGGTGTGCATCCGGCGGAGTTCGTTTACCTCGCGGAGCAGAAGGGCCTTGAATACGCCAGAAACGAAGTCATGAAAGCCCTCGAATACGCCCAGAGGCTCTGCCTTGAGGGAAAGGCCATAGCCATAGGCGAGATAGGCAGACCGCACTACGAAGTTCCGCCGGAAATCTGGGATGCGAGCATCGAGCTGATGAAGTACGGGATGAGCTTAGCGAAGGAAGCCGACTGCGCGGTTCAGCTCCACACGGAGAGCTTCGACGAGGCCAAGTTCAGGGAGCTCGGCGAGTACGTGAGGGAAGTTGGAATAAAGCCCCACCGCGTCGTCAAACACTTCTCCCCACCCCTCGTGAAGGTCGCCGAGGAGGTGGGAGTCTTCCCAAGCATCATAGCGAGCAGGAAGAACATCCAGGAAGCCATAAAGCAGGGCAACCGCTTCATGATGGAGACGGACTACATAGACGACAAACGGAGGCCGGGAGCGGTTCTCGGGCCGAAGACCGTGCCAAAGAGGACGAAGGCCTTCCTTCAGAACGGCATATTCACCGAGGAGGACGTTTACAAGATACACGTGGAGAACCCGAGGAAGGTCTATGGGGTAGAGGTGGAGGAGGACTAA
- a CDS encoding metallophosphoesterase codes for MLIGIMSDTHDNLPAIRKAVDFFNERNVELVVHAGDYVAPFVARELGRLRAPLKGVFGNNDGERKGLYEALGIYDDILEIEADGMKIAVTHGTDERIVRALARSRLYDVVVVGHTHRYEIREEGRTIVVNPGEVCGYITGIKSVALLDTRKRVVEIFNIETGELLGAMSL; via the coding sequence ATGCTGATTGGTATAATGAGTGACACACACGACAACCTCCCGGCTATAAGGAAGGCAGTCGATTTCTTCAACGAGAGGAACGTTGAGCTTGTAGTCCATGCCGGAGACTACGTTGCACCATTTGTTGCAAGGGAGTTGGGAAGGCTCAGGGCCCCGCTCAAGGGGGTTTTCGGCAACAACGACGGCGAGAGAAAAGGCCTATACGAGGCCCTCGGCATATACGATGACATACTCGAAATCGAGGCCGACGGGATGAAGATTGCCGTTACCCACGGAACAGATGAGAGAATCGTCCGCGCGCTGGCGCGCAGCAGGCTCTACGACGTCGTCGTGGTCGGCCACACCCACAGGTACGAGATAAGGGAAGAGGGCAGGACGATAGTCGTAAACCCCGGCGAGGTCTGCGGCTACATAACCGGCATCAAGAGCGTCGCCCTGCTGGACACGAGGAAGAGGGTCGTCGAGATTTTCAACATAGAGACCGGGGAGCTTCTCGGAGCCATGAGCCTCTGA
- a CDS encoding DUF257 family protein — protein sequence MEWKKVAEIVDAIFPGETVLVKYSTSYIPEFLLRFFVEHTSERNISLVIDDDFDALYKILTHAECIGLTIDLNRDNVYVLKTGGKFKVGNVVANVPFNTDSRVYLANYAAASSKVFQEIPSTSINLVLGLEDLFLSMESPLDVYQMVLRVQKFLGNEKRKAFYIVNEEVMESLPVKILGELERIATTVIRLIPYHTGARVQVLKSINPHLMGVEAGIDIRGWD from the coding sequence ATGGAATGGAAAAAGGTGGCCGAGATAGTTGATGCCATCTTTCCAGGGGAGACTGTTCTCGTGAAATATTCGACTTCATATATCCCAGAGTTTCTCCTGAGGTTCTTTGTAGAGCACACTTCAGAGCGGAACATATCCTTGGTTATAGATGATGACTTTGATGCCCTTTACAAGATACTCACCCATGCGGAGTGCATTGGCCTAACGATAGACCTGAACAGGGACAATGTTTATGTCCTCAAAACCGGTGGAAAATTCAAGGTCGGAAACGTTGTGGCAAACGTCCCCTTCAACACGGACTCTAGGGTATACCTAGCCAATTATGCTGCAGCAAGCTCTAAAGTCTTTCAGGAGATACCTTCGACATCAATAAACCTGGTTCTCGGCCTGGAAGACCTGTTTCTATCCATGGAAAGTCCCCTCGATGTGTATCAGATGGTGCTCCGCGTGCAAAAGTTCCTAGGAAACGAGAAAAGGAAAGCTTTCTACATAGTAAATGAGGAAGTCATGGAGAGCCTTCCTGTGAAAATTCTAGGAGAGCTCGAAAGGATTGCTACCACAGTCATAAGACTCATCCCGTACCACACAGGTGCCCGCGTCCAGGTTCTGAAGAGTATAAACCCGCACTTAATGGGGGTGGAAGCTGGGATAGACATAAGGGGGTGGGACTGA
- a CDS encoding DUF257 family protein, which yields MNSLERRVMITKENIDIIFDYLLSGDVEVIENSAILGVEFALHMFMEYSKRRGVPLIVEDIFDTLPVYLTHLRFLGVNFEDLDMKVIKVGGSQDAGNVVARVRFETDPLIYQRKIDQKLQKIIPDGKYIHLVLGLERLLSIQNNPHMIRAVLSSIRQKLGEKDGMSVYILEKPLAKNPLFNPLPMLEDLATSVIELVDEGAGIIGVYLKKSRLALLMNTQRLLISPRDVVGWWE from the coding sequence ATGAACTCTCTAGAGCGGCGAGTTATGATAACAAAGGAGAACATTGACATCATATTTGATTACTTACTGTCCGGAGACGTTGAAGTAATAGAAAACAGTGCCATTCTCGGAGTAGAATTTGCCCTTCACATGTTCATGGAGTACTCCAAGCGTCGGGGCGTTCCCTTGATAGTGGAAGATATCTTCGATACCCTACCTGTGTATCTCACTCACTTGAGATTCTTGGGAGTTAACTTTGAAGACCTGGACATGAAAGTCATAAAAGTTGGTGGAAGCCAAGATGCCGGCAACGTGGTCGCGAGGGTTCGTTTTGAAACAGACCCATTGATTTATCAGAGGAAAATCGACCAAAAGTTGCAAAAGATAATCCCAGACGGGAAATACATACACCTCGTGCTCGGCCTGGAAAGGCTTCTCTCCATCCAAAACAACCCCCACATGATCCGCGCTGTCTTGTCTTCGATACGGCAGAAATTAGGTGAGAAAGACGGAATGAGCGTTTATATCCTGGAAAAGCCTTTGGCCAAAAACCCACTCTTTAATCCACTTCCTATGCTGGAGGACCTCGCTACCTCTGTCATAGAGCTGGTGGATGAGGGAGCTGGGATTATCGGAGTCTATCTAAAGAAGTCCCGTCTGGCTCTGCTGATGAACACCCAGCGTCTCCTAATCTCCCCTCGGGATGTCGTTGGGTGGTGGGAGTGA